The bacterium genomic interval CCAGGCGTGTTCGGCATGGCCCGCACCACGGCGCGGTGCGCCAGACCGGTGGTGATGGTGGTAATGTTCACCCCGGCGGCGATGCTCAGCACCAGGGCGTCGGGATGAATGCGGCCATGCAGTTCGGCCAACACGCCGGCCATTTTCTGCGGCTTTACCGAGAGCACGACGATGTGCCGGCCTTCGGCCGCTTTGGCGTTGTCCGTGGTCCAGGAGATGCCGAGTTTTTTCGCCAAGCTGCGGCCGCGTTCAGGCCGCGGACCAGAGGCAATGATCTGGCTGGCCGGCAGACGTTTTTGTTTGAGCAGGCCGACGATCATCGCCTCTGCCATCATTCCAGAGCCGATAAAAGCGATAGAAGTTGATTCCTTCATAGTGGGATTCTCATCTTTTGATTAGAAGAACAAGTGCCCTGGCCGGCTACAGGCGGCAGGGAACACCGTCCAGCCGCAGTCCTGAGGTGCAGGCGCGGATGATCCAGTAGCGTGCAGTCAACCCTGCGCGTTGAAACGCCGCTTGCATGGCGCGACCGATGGCATGGTGACGTTTGCGCGCGAATGCGAGCAGGCCGGGCCCTGCGCCGCTCAAAGAAACCGCCACCGCTCCCTTTGCCAGAGCGGAGCGAACCGCCTCTTCGGCGCCCGGAATATGGGGCAGCCGATAGGGTTC includes:
- a CDS encoding homoserine kinase, producing the protein EPYRLPHIPGAEEAVRSALAKGAVAVSLSGAGPGLLAFARKRHHAIGRAMQAAFQRAGLTARYWIIRACTSGLRLDGVPCRL